A part of Prolixibacteraceae bacterium genomic DNA contains:
- a CDS encoding thioredoxin family protein, whose translation MKKFGLIVSLLLLSILPSFAQILEPVKWEFSKSKISETEYELVFSATIESGWHLYSTDIPDGGPVRTSFSFDNKSDFKILGSIQQVPEPEKHFDPTFQMDLSWFSDEATFVQRIEIPSGKMLEVKGHVEFMVCNDETCLPPTEIEYNFVINEGQKQDEVDDILSLPEAADEEVGPAVTSSNTGEDRNYFSIFILAFLSGFAALLTPCVFPMIPMTVSFFTKPSESRAKGIRNAVMYGISIIVIYVLLGTVVTAVFGAESLNNLSTNPWFNLIFALLLFAFSFSFMGAFEIVLPHSWVNAIDRKADKGGLIGIFFMAFALALVSFSCTGPIVGSLIVEAARNGGLAPIIGMFGFSLALALPFGLFAAFPSWLNTLPRSGGWLNSVKVVLGFLEFAFAFKFLSISDMVLDLHLLEREIYLSIWIAIFFGLAMYLWGKIVLPHDSPKTHLPVSRFVLGTMVLSFVIYMVPGLWGAPVKIISGFPPPVNYAEAPQGFGASSVYVGSGEGGSVGLNRDQHLGPHGIPVFYDFEKALEYSKEVHKPLLVDFTGKGCTNCRKMEDNVWVDPGVKKRLSEEVVIASLYVDLRKELPKWEQYTSKDTDRRVKTVGNKWTDFQISRFRRNTQPFYVMLGIDNIQLGEGMGYNPNPEIFIEFLDKGIEMFNENYDRKL comes from the coding sequence ATGAAGAAATTTGGACTGATTGTCTCGTTACTATTGCTCTCTATTCTTCCGTCATTTGCTCAGATTTTGGAGCCTGTGAAATGGGAGTTTTCTAAGAGTAAAATTAGTGAGACCGAGTATGAGTTAGTCTTCTCCGCGACAATAGAGAGCGGGTGGCATCTATACTCTACGGATATTCCGGACGGTGGACCCGTAAGGACATCCTTTAGCTTTGATAATAAGAGTGATTTTAAAATTCTTGGTAGTATTCAGCAGGTTCCTGAGCCTGAGAAACATTTCGATCCAACATTTCAAATGGATCTTTCTTGGTTTAGTGACGAAGCTACTTTTGTACAAAGAATTGAAATTCCTTCAGGTAAGATGTTGGAAGTCAAAGGACATGTTGAATTCATGGTTTGTAACGATGAAACATGTTTACCTCCAACAGAAATAGAATATAACTTCGTGATTAACGAGGGGCAAAAGCAAGATGAAGTGGACGATATCTTGAGTTTGCCTGAAGCTGCTGACGAAGAGGTAGGACCTGCTGTAACCTCATCTAATACTGGTGAAGATAGAAACTATTTTAGTATCTTTATTTTAGCCTTCTTAAGTGGTTTTGCAGCGTTATTGACTCCTTGTGTATTCCCGATGATTCCGATGACTGTAAGTTTCTTTACTAAACCATCTGAGTCTAGAGCAAAAGGTATTCGCAATGCAGTGATGTACGGTATATCAATTATTGTGATTTATGTACTTCTAGGAACAGTGGTAACAGCGGTCTTTGGAGCGGAAAGTTTAAATAACCTCTCTACAAACCCGTGGTTTAACTTGATATTTGCACTGCTGTTGTTTGCATTCTCATTCTCTTTTATGGGTGCTTTCGAAATTGTATTACCTCACTCGTGGGTGAATGCGATAGATAGAAAAGCCGATAAAGGTGGTCTGATCGGTATCTTTTTTATGGCCTTTGCATTGGCTTTGGTGTCATTCTCTTGTACCGGACCTATTGTTGGTAGTTTGATTGTAGAAGCTGCACGTAATGGTGGACTAGCACCGATTATTGGAATGTTTGGTTTCTCTTTAGCTCTAGCATTACCTTTTGGACTGTTTGCAGCATTCCCATCTTGGTTGAACACTTTACCTCGTTCAGGTGGATGGTTGAACTCGGTGAAGGTCGTATTAGGTTTCTTGGAGTTTGCATTTGCATTTAAATTCTTGTCTATTTCTGATATGGTGTTAGACTTACACCTGTTAGAAAGAGAAATATATTTATCTATATGGATAGCGATCTTCTTTGGTCTTGCGATGTATTTGTGGGGTAAGATCGTTTTACCACATGATTCACCAAAAACACACCTGCCTGTTTCACGATTTGTGTTAGGTACAATGGTGTTGAGTTTTGTGATCTATATGGTTCCTGGCCTTTGGGGTGCTCCAGTTAAGATTATTAGCGGTTTCCCGCCACCGGTTAACTATGCCGAAGCTCCACAGGGATTTGGTGCTTCATCTGTATATGTTGGCTCTGGTGAAGGTGGATCTGTTGGATTGAACCGAGATCAACATTTAGGACCTCACGGTATTCCAGTATTCTATGACTTTGAGAAGGCATTAGAGTATTCAAAAGAAGTACATAAGCCTCTTTTGGTTGACTTTACTGGTAAGGGGTGTACTAACTGTCGTAAGATGGAGGATAATGTTTGGGTTGATCCAGGTGTTAAGAAAAGACTTTCTGAAGAAGTTGTGATTGCATCTCTTTATGTCGATCTAAGAAAAGAGCTACCTAAATGGGAGCAATACACATCTAAGGATACGGATAGACGAGTGAAGACAGTTGGAAATAAATGGACAGATTTCCAAATATCTAGATTCCGTCGTAATACGCAGCCATTCTATGTGATGCTTGGAATTGATAATATTCAGTTGGGTGAAGGTATGGGATATAATCCTAATCCTGAGATCTTTATTGAATTCCTTGATAAAGGTATCGAGATGTTCAACGAGAATTACGATAGAAAATTGTAA
- a CDS encoding DEAD/DEAH box helicase, which produces MRFDQYSLIPQIKENLSKKGLKKPTDIQFKSIPHILKGEDVLAIAQTGTGKTAAFAIPVIHKIHLLKVKKRASGIRCLVMVPTRELCMQIAEVFNDLGKKTKVVTKSIFGGVEQDAQIDTLNKGVDIVVATPGRMFDLISQGHLKLDHIEVLVLDEADQMLDKGFYHDIKSLQRHIPKRRQTLFFSATIDEKIKKLAYSLVINPIRIQISPKNPVARNVDHSIVKVKMDDKRFFLERFVKENEDKKILVFVRTKVRAERVMKAMSRVNIECLTLHGDKDQSERIQTLDKFKKGEINILVATDVSARGIDIPNVEFVINYDIPEEADNYVHRVGRTGRGRSKGKAISFVSKEENELIFAIEEYTGDKIKEIKINLDDYQDTIDYSDDVSQSWQSLIKEHDRVEGNLKKIHNKRRKQKENKKKK; this is translated from the coding sequence ATGAGATTTGATCAATACAGTTTGATTCCTCAAATCAAAGAGAATCTTTCGAAGAAGGGACTTAAGAAACCAACTGATATTCAGTTTAAGTCTATCCCACACATCTTAAAAGGAGAAGATGTGCTTGCGATAGCACAAACTGGAACAGGTAAGACTGCTGCTTTTGCCATACCTGTTATTCACAAAATACACCTTCTTAAAGTAAAGAAGAGAGCAAGTGGAATACGCTGTTTGGTTATGGTTCCAACGAGAGAGCTTTGTATGCAGATCGCTGAAGTATTCAATGATCTTGGGAAGAAGACCAAAGTGGTCACAAAGTCAATATTTGGAGGAGTAGAGCAAGATGCACAGATCGACACACTTAACAAAGGAGTAGATATCGTTGTAGCAACTCCTGGACGTATGTTTGACCTTATAAGCCAAGGACATTTAAAACTAGATCACATAGAAGTTTTGGTTTTAGATGAAGCAGACCAGATGCTTGACAAAGGATTCTATCATGATATTAAATCACTTCAAAGACATATCCCAAAACGAAGACAAACACTCTTTTTCTCTGCAACCATAGATGAAAAGATCAAAAAGCTGGCATATTCTTTAGTTATCAATCCGATAAGGATACAGATATCACCAAAGAATCCAGTAGCTAGGAATGTGGATCACTCCATCGTTAAGGTAAAGATGGATGACAAGCGATTTTTTCTTGAGAGATTCGTCAAAGAGAATGAAGATAAGAAGATACTTGTATTTGTTCGTACCAAGGTTCGTGCAGAACGTGTAATGAAAGCGATGTCTCGAGTAAACATAGAGTGTCTAACACTTCATGGCGATAAAGATCAGAGTGAAAGAATTCAAACATTAGACAAATTTAAAAAGGGAGAGATAAATATACTTGTTGCTACTGATGTTAGTGCTCGAGGTATTGATATCCCGAATGTAGAATTTGTGATCAACTACGACATACCAGAAGAGGCTGACAACTACGTACACAGAGTAGGTCGTACGGGTAGAGGTAGAAGCAAAGGTAAAGCGATATCTTTTGTTAGCAAAGAAGAGAACGAGTTGATTTTTGCTATCGAGGAGTACACGGGAGACAAGATTAAAGAGATCAAGATAAATCTTGATGATTACCAAGATACCATAGATTATTCTGATGATGTATCACAATCATGGCAGTCACTTATCAAGGAACATGATCGTGTCGAGGGAAACCTAAAAAAGATCCATAACAAAAGAAGAAAGCAGAAAGAGAATAAGAAGAAGAAATAA
- a CDS encoding aminopeptidase, producing the protein MKNILSVALLAVSLLSVDAAIAGQKKKKDKVEGYVFTPVKEIQATSVKDQNRSGTCWAYSGESFLESEMMRMGKQPVDLSEMFVVYHTYADKARKYVRMHGYLNFGPGGAFHDVSYVLSKYGVVPESVYSGMNYGEEKPVQGEMDTMLKAQVDAVVKNKNRKLSTAWDKAVVSTLDAYLGEAPKKFKYEGKEYTPQSFAKDYCGLNGDDYVEISSYTHHPFYSKFILEVPDNWMWNDVYNVPLQDLDRIMNNAIDNGFTVGWAADVSEKGFATKSKGVAVVPDINIKEMSDAEISKWEALSSKEKSQKINAVNKPGLEKKITQEMRQVAFDNYETTDDHGMHIVGTAKDQTGKMYYKVKNSWGSYNDYKGYFYCSKAFFDYKTMCIMVHKDAIPADIRKKLGL; encoded by the coding sequence ATGAAAAATATCTTATCTGTTGCGTTATTGGCAGTTAGTTTATTGTCAGTGGATGCAGCCATTGCTGGTCAAAAGAAGAAAAAAGACAAAGTAGAGGGGTATGTATTCACACCTGTAAAAGAAATTCAAGCAACATCTGTAAAAGATCAGAACCGTTCTGGTACTTGTTGGGCATATTCAGGTGAATCTTTCCTTGAATCAGAGATGATGCGTATGGGAAAACAGCCTGTGGACTTATCAGAAATGTTTGTTGTATATCACACTTATGCTGATAAAGCACGTAAGTATGTGAGAATGCATGGTTACTTGAATTTCGGACCTGGTGGTGCTTTCCATGATGTGTCATATGTGTTAAGCAAATATGGTGTTGTGCCTGAGTCTGTGTACAGTGGAATGAACTATGGTGAAGAGAAACCTGTGCAAGGCGAAATGGATACCATGTTGAAAGCACAAGTGGATGCGGTTGTGAAGAATAAGAACCGTAAGTTATCTACTGCTTGGGATAAAGCGGTGGTATCTACTTTGGATGCATACTTAGGCGAAGCTCCAAAGAAATTCAAGTATGAAGGTAAAGAGTATACGCCTCAATCTTTTGCTAAAGATTATTGTGGCTTGAACGGTGATGATTATGTAGAGATCTCTTCTTACACACACCACCCATTCTACTCTAAATTTATCCTTGAAGTGCCAGACAACTGGATGTGGAACGATGTTTACAACGTACCATTGCAAGACCTTGATCGTATTATGAACAATGCAATAGACAATGGTTTTACTGTTGGTTGGGCTGCAGATGTTTCTGAAAAAGGATTTGCAACCAAATCAAAAGGTGTTGCTGTGGTTCCTGATATCAACATCAAAGAGATGAGTGATGCAGAGATCTCTAAGTGGGAAGCATTATCTTCAAAGGAGAAGAGTCAGAAAATTAATGCTGTGAATAAGCCAGGTCTTGAGAAGAAAATTACACAAGAGATGAGACAAGTGGCTTTCGATAACTACGAAACAACAGATGATCACGGTATGCATATTGTTGGTACTGCAAAAGACCAAACAGGTAAGATGTACTACAAGGTGAAGAACTCTTGGGGATCATATAATGATTACAAAGGATACTTCTATTGCTCTAAAGCTTTCTTTGATTACAAGACGATGTGTATAATGGTACACAAAGATGCGATTCCAGCAGATATTCGTAAGAAGTTAGGTTTATAG
- the tpiA gene encoding triose-phosphate isomerase has protein sequence MRKKIVAGNWKCNTSLQEGVELAQAVNKAVTENGAEDVTVVLGVPFTHITKVVDNVNADRINVASQNCAAEAKGAYTGEVSASMVKSTAASHVILGHSERREYYNETSEILNKKVALALENGLTPIYCCGEALDVREANNQNAFVKQQLDETVFSLSAEDFSKIVIAYEPIWAIGTGVTASTEQAQDMLAYIRSIIAEKFGNDIAEATSILYGGSCSPKNANELFAQKDIDGGLIGGASLKSDDFLAIINAY, from the coding sequence ATGAGAAAAAAAATTGTTGCAGGAAACTGGAAGTGTAACACATCATTACAAGAGGGTGTTGAGTTGGCTCAGGCGGTAAATAAAGCCGTGACTGAAAATGGTGCAGAAGACGTTACTGTAGTATTAGGAGTTCCTTTTACACACATCACTAAAGTGGTGGATAATGTAAACGCTGACCGTATCAATGTAGCTTCTCAAAACTGTGCTGCTGAAGCTAAAGGAGCTTACACTGGTGAAGTTTCTGCTTCTATGGTAAAATCCACTGCTGCATCTCATGTTATCTTAGGTCACTCTGAGCGTAGAGAATACTATAACGAAACAAGCGAGATTCTTAACAAGAAAGTTGCTTTGGCATTAGAAAATGGACTAACTCCTATCTACTGTTGTGGTGAAGCTCTTGATGTAAGAGAAGCAAATAACCAAAATGCATTCGTTAAGCAACAACTAGATGAAACAGTTTTCTCTCTTTCTGCTGAAGACTTTTCAAAAATAGTTATAGCATACGAACCAATTTGGGCTATCGGAACAGGTGTTACAGCATCTACTGAACAAGCACAAGATATGTTAGCTTATATTCGTTCTATTATTGCTGAGAAATTCGGTAATGATATCGCTGAAGCAACATCTATCCTTTATGGTGGATCATGTAGTCCTAAGAATGCTAATGAGTTGTTTGCACAAAAAGATATTGACGGTGGTCTTATCGGAGGCGCATCTCTTAAATCTGACGATTTCCTTGCAATTATCAATGCATACTAA
- a CDS encoding DoxX family protein, giving the protein MHKIIVKASRILFGMVFIFSGFVKGIDVLGFNYKMVDYLESFHLDFLQFTTLPASFILPFLEFAIGAALLTGICVRLASVLGFIFMAFFTILTAYIWKYNPVQDCGCFGDALIISNKATFLKNVFLMTLAIIIFKNRNITYTNSLPARKGLFWGLNFVMVLVMYFSYSYLPILDFRPFKEGANIPEAMKIPEGAPQDVYENVYYYKNIKSGELEEFNDNNYPWQDTINYVFDHMDEPRLLKKGFTPSIDDFRVENRDNQDVSSFFLTNPEYSFLWVSYNMNKADQDAFEASERVAKWAKENNISFTGLTSTDIATVDQMKEAHQMTFDILNADETMLKTVVRANPGLLLMKNGTVIKKWNANHLPETFSLELLKQLEDDLNK; this is encoded by the coding sequence ATGCATAAAATAATTGTGAAAGCATCACGAATCCTTTTTGGTATGGTCTTCATATTCTCTGGATTCGTAAAAGGGATTGACGTATTAGGGTTTAACTACAAAATGGTCGATTATCTTGAATCGTTCCATTTAGATTTTTTACAGTTTACGACCCTTCCTGCATCTTTCATTCTCCCTTTCCTGGAGTTTGCTATTGGAGCAGCCTTATTGACCGGCATTTGTGTAAGACTAGCAAGTGTATTAGGTTTTATCTTCATGGCATTCTTTACGATTCTAACCGCATATATCTGGAAGTATAATCCAGTGCAGGATTGTGGATGTTTTGGTGATGCATTAATTATCTCAAACAAAGCCACGTTCTTGAAGAATGTATTCTTAATGACTCTCGCGATCATAATATTTAAGAATAGGAATATCACTTATACAAACTCTCTTCCTGCAAGAAAAGGATTATTCTGGGGATTGAATTTTGTAATGGTTCTTGTGATGTATTTTAGTTATAGCTATTTACCTATTCTAGATTTTAGACCATTCAAAGAGGGAGCTAATATTCCTGAAGCGATGAAGATACCAGAAGGTGCACCACAAGATGTGTATGAAAATGTTTACTATTACAAGAACATCAAATCAGGAGAACTAGAAGAGTTTAATGACAACAATTACCCATGGCAAGACACGATTAATTATGTCTTTGATCATATGGATGAGCCTAGATTATTGAAAAAAGGGTTCACACCATCTATTGACGATTTCAGGGTAGAGAATAGAGACAATCAAGATGTTTCGTCTTTCTTTTTGACGAATCCGGAGTATAGTTTTCTTTGGGTCTCATACAATATGAACAAAGCGGATCAGGATGCCTTCGAAGCATCTGAAAGAGTTGCAAAGTGGGCTAAGGAGAATAATATTAGTTTCACAGGGTTAACTTCTACAGATATCGCAACTGTAGATCAGATGAAAGAAGCACATCAAATGACATTCGACATATTAAATGCGGATGAGACAATGCTTAAAACAGTTGTAAGAGCAAATCCAGGATTGCTGTTAATGAAGAATGGTACGGTGATTAAGAAATGGAATGCCAATCATCTTCCTGAAACATTCAGTTTAGAGCTATTAAAACAATTAGAAGATGATCTAAACAAGTAG
- a CDS encoding DUF1599 domain-containing protein, with the protein MARNTEQQFNKAIAECVDIFTKKMSDYGTAWRILRPSSLTDQIYIKAQRIRSIEEKGSQKIEDSIRGEYIGIINYCAMALIQCSIGYDSKPIPNEEIQRMFEQQLTDSRDLMLNKNHDYGEAWRQMRISSYTDLILMKIHRTKQIEDNEGNTIISEGVEANYMDMINYSIFALIRLEEEATAD; encoded by the coding sequence ATGGCAAGAAATACAGAGCAACAGTTTAATAAAGCAATTGCAGAATGTGTAGATATCTTCACAAAGAAGATGTCAGATTATGGTACAGCGTGGCGAATACTACGTCCTAGCTCTTTAACGGATCAGATCTACATCAAAGCACAGAGGATCAGAAGCATTGAAGAGAAAGGCTCACAAAAGATTGAAGATAGTATTCGTGGCGAATATATCGGTATTATAAACTATTGTGCCATGGCCCTTATACAGTGCTCCATTGGGTATGACTCTAAGCCTATTCCAAACGAGGAGATTCAACGTATGTTTGAACAACAACTCACCGACTCTCGTGATCTTATGCTAAATAAGAATCATGATTACGGTGAAGCATGGAGACAGATGCGAATCTCATCGTATACAGATCTGATTTTGATGAAAATACACCGAACCAAACAGATCGAAGACAACGAAGGAAACACTATTATTTCTGAGGGAGTGGAAGCAAATTATATGGATATGATTAATTACTCTATTTTTGCACTTATTCGACTTGAAGAAGAGGCTACCGCAGATTAA
- a CDS encoding tyrosine-type recombinase/integrase, protein MSNYISPKEIKQVINRTSDDQTKIIIFFIYNYGMTPEDVVQLTRRNFIIQNQVVRIQFDRIKTQTKHVFRIPDYFTQTLYKVLSRRKEKQPFFVGTNRKAMSAATLENRLFDETLHQNKKLDPRSLWESHLFWIFRKGYNFSEATKEYGIKHEDKEWSIWEEATQEKRVFPRLLDI, encoded by the coding sequence ATGTCTAACTACATATCACCTAAAGAAATTAAACAAGTAATCAATCGTACAAGTGATGATCAAACAAAGATTATCATCTTTTTTATTTATAATTACGGTATGACACCAGAAGATGTTGTTCAACTCACAAGACGTAATTTTATTATTCAAAATCAAGTGGTACGTATACAGTTTGATCGAATAAAGACACAGACCAAGCATGTGTTTCGAATTCCTGATTATTTTACACAGACGCTATACAAAGTTCTTAGCAGGAGGAAAGAAAAGCAACCTTTCTTCGTAGGAACGAATAGAAAGGCAATGTCTGCAGCAACCCTTGAAAATAGGCTATTCGATGAGACACTTCACCAGAATAAGAAATTAGATCCCCGATCGTTGTGGGAAAGTCACCTATTTTGGATTTTTAGAAAAGGGTACAATTTTTCGGAAGCAACCAAAGAGTATGGTATCAAACATGAAGATAAAGAGTGGAGTATATGGGAAGAAGCGACCCAAGAGAAGCGAGTGTTTCCTAGGCTTCTAGACATATAA
- a CDS encoding energy transducer TonB, translating to MHKFLQIYRDNINGIIFTLCFHILILAFAMNKKMVVKYQPQSDDIVLIQAEIEPVKKPEPPKPKQEKVVQNREVRSSAAVNDSHTSEATTNDPFFDQSYQDELAKAEALMNKVDKQLEKNRSSNNAMADPPIKPNKKDTNLKRNKKKTIYVGKSNIHYALKGRFHVDLPIPIYLAEFGGKVHIDIVVNRDGRVVNASLNQQASSFSDPSLSKYAMDAAKKTVFETSTTAPTRQNGYIVYTFVPQ from the coding sequence ATGCACAAGTTTCTACAGATTTATCGAGATAATATTAATGGAATCATTTTTACGCTATGTTTTCATATCCTTATTCTTGCTTTTGCAATGAACAAGAAGATGGTGGTGAAATATCAGCCTCAAAGTGATGATATTGTCCTAATACAGGCTGAAATAGAGCCCGTAAAGAAGCCTGAGCCACCAAAACCTAAACAAGAAAAAGTAGTCCAAAATAGAGAAGTACGATCGTCTGCAGCCGTTAATGATTCGCACACCTCTGAAGCTACGACCAATGATCCGTTCTTTGATCAATCTTATCAAGATGAATTGGCAAAGGCGGAAGCTTTAATGAATAAAGTAGACAAGCAGCTAGAAAAAAATAGATCATCGAATAACGCGATGGCAGATCCCCCAATAAAACCTAATAAAAAAGATACTAACCTAAAAAGAAACAAGAAAAAGACTATTTATGTTGGAAAGAGTAATATTCACTACGCTTTAAAAGGTCGCTTTCATGTGGATCTTCCTATCCCTATCTATCTTGCTGAGTTTGGAGGGAAAGTTCATATTGATATTGTGGTTAACAGAGATGGGCGTGTCGTTAATGCCAGTTTAAACCAACAGGCGTCTTCTTTTAGTGATCCATCCCTTTCTAAGTATGCCATGGATGCAGCGAAGAAAACTGTTTTTGAAACCTCTACAACTGCTCCTACTAGGCAGAACGGATACATCGTATATACTTTTGTCCCCCAATAA
- a CDS encoding DUF5686 and carboxypeptidase regulatory-like domain-containing protein, with amino-acid sequence MKLFLSIYLVMISAVTYAINIDGILKNVKGEPIPYATLYVSELTTGTTSNIEGCFTLAIPDDHSYEVLVRCVGYKSKTLHLSKDTSSPLEVVLEDINLQLPDIKVNSGKDPAYDIMRKTIGLRHQHLNEISSYIANIYLRGTIAFTKVSRLMSYQIKRREGVDIKKGDVFVDESYRQVIFAYPDQYKQKVIQHKSSMPIDLDLPIIDFLSASLYQPSIEIMISPFAPSAFRHYKFRYEGFFYDGNYSVNIIQVIPRMKSKQLYSGKIYIVDGLWCIHSVDLSFDTPVGPVKMHQNFHEVKHKVWLPVDHRYEFSGGALGVKGNVQYVANFKYINVALNPTFHPEVNTVLAENSTTSDVTINSKPKQKTQAVQKVMPAKEVVHEETKKETVTTDKTAEITEVPVEKEKNNTVKMPSIKEMQFDIASYQTVPLDSFRTVPLSHNEKSSLKNATMKNQMSQDRVGEMVSKSNNSFLKNSYNFMTGETYFNNDSTLRFTSPNFIKLNALVYNPVDGFAYGIDTKLSIYKNQKKKFEFVPMLGYSFGPDKVNWDINLWYKYSAISSIKFQSGENTQDMNRYAVDPLVNSLSSFFFGDNYKKYYRKKYYTVTHTFSKKNRWHQQLYYSHKKVYQMDNSLKENLFGNDFSDNKPTGEYITDVNLKSQNYNIVGANFGTSLFLFDNQKTSKYTNLRVYAPYVHASYDYIFSKSLGDAHRFEAGISQKIKTSPSAWVRWDVRAGKTIGDNKNLHISEFFNYRIQSIPIRISNEYFSFYNTDAYSMATNDGYLKSKVIFRSPYLLLKFLPFLSSSLSREEISCGLIYTPKAQYYEVSYAFTELLFMFDVYVSSSFNQDGFDNIGLSLVLDL; translated from the coding sequence ATGAAACTATTCCTATCGATATATCTTGTTATGATAAGTGCTGTTACTTATGCTATTAACATAGATGGTATTTTGAAAAATGTCAAAGGAGAACCCATTCCTTATGCCACCTTATATGTGTCAGAGCTAACAACTGGTACCACCTCAAATATTGAAGGGTGTTTTACTCTTGCTATTCCTGACGACCACTCCTATGAAGTGTTGGTTCGTTGTGTCGGCTATAAATCCAAAACTCTTCACTTATCTAAAGATACCTCTTCGCCTCTAGAAGTTGTATTAGAAGACATTAATCTTCAGCTTCCCGATATCAAGGTCAATAGTGGCAAAGACCCTGCATATGATATCATGCGTAAAACCATTGGCTTGCGTCATCAGCATTTAAATGAGATATCGTCTTACATCGCTAATATATATCTTAGAGGAACAATTGCGTTTACGAAGGTTTCACGACTCATGTCATACCAAATCAAGAGGCGTGAAGGAGTCGATATAAAGAAAGGGGACGTGTTTGTTGACGAATCATACCGACAAGTTATATTTGCCTATCCAGATCAATACAAGCAGAAAGTGATACAACATAAGAGTTCAATGCCGATTGATCTAGATCTCCCAATAATTGACTTCTTAAGTGCCAGTCTTTACCAGCCATCTATTGAGATCATGATATCCCCTTTTGCACCATCTGCTTTTCGACACTATAAGTTTCGTTACGAAGGTTTCTTCTATGATGGAAACTACTCGGTGAATATCATACAGGTAATTCCTCGTATGAAGAGCAAACAGCTCTATAGCGGAAAGATCTATATTGTGGATGGACTATGGTGTATTCATAGTGTAGATCTCTCTTTTGATACGCCCGTAGGCCCAGTAAAGATGCATCAGAACTTTCATGAAGTGAAACACAAAGTCTGGTTGCCAGTAGACCATCGATATGAATTTAGTGGTGGGGCTTTAGGTGTAAAAGGAAATGTGCAGTATGTGGCAAATTTCAAATATATCAATGTCGCTTTAAATCCAACCTTCCATCCTGAAGTAAATACGGTTCTCGCCGAAAACAGTACAACTTCGGATGTGACGATTAACAGTAAACCGAAACAGAAAACACAAGCTGTTCAGAAGGTGATGCCTGCTAAAGAAGTCGTTCATGAAGAGACTAAAAAAGAGACTGTAACCACCGATAAAACAGCTGAAATTACTGAAGTTCCTGTGGAGAAAGAGAAAAACAATACTGTCAAGATGCCTTCTATTAAAGAGATGCAGTTTGATATCGCATCATATCAAACCGTACCGTTGGATAGTTTCAGAACAGTTCCTCTTTCACACAATGAAAAGAGTAGCCTGAAGAATGCTACTATGAAGAATCAAATGTCACAAGATAGAGTAGGAGAGATGGTCTCTAAATCAAACAATAGTTTCTTGAAGAATAGTTACAATTTTATGACGGGAGAGACCTACTTCAACAACGACTCTACCTTACGTTTTACATCCCCAAATTTTATTAAACTCAATGCTTTGGTCTATAATCCTGTCGACGGATTTGCCTATGGTATCGATACCAAGTTATCTATTTACAAGAATCAGAAGAAGAAATTTGAGTTTGTTCCAATGCTTGGGTACTCATTTGGTCCAGATAAAGTGAACTGGGATATTAATTTATGGTATAAGTATAGTGCTATTTCATCGATAAAATTCCAATCAGGAGAGAATACCCAGGATATGAATCGATATGCTGTTGACCCTCTTGTAAACTCGCTTAGCTCTTTCTTCTTTGGGGACAACTATAAAAAGTATTATCGAAAGAAATACTACACCGTAACCCACACTTTCAGCAAAAAGAACCGCTGGCATCAACAGTTGTACTACTCTCATAAAAAGGTTTATCAAATGGACAATAGTCTAAAGGAGAATCTCTTTGGTAATGATTTTAGTGATAATAAACCTACTGGAGAATATATCACCGATGTCAATCTAAAATCACAAAATTACAATATCGTTGGGGCGAACTTCGGAACCTCTCTATTCTTATTTGATAATCAGAAAACGTCAAAATATACCAACCTAAGGGTCTATGCACCTTATGTACATGCGTCATATGATTATATCTTCTCAAAATCACTGGGAGATGCACATCGTTTTGAAGCAGGGATTAGTCAAAAGATTAAGACTTCTCCTTCGGCATGGGTACGCTGGGATGTGAGAGCTGGTAAGACAATTGGAGATAATAAAAACCTACACATATCTGAATTCTTCAACTATCGTATCCAATCTATTCCAATTCGAATAAGTAACGAGTATTTCTCTTTCTATAATACCGATGCTTACTCCATGGCTACCAATGATGGCTATTTAAAATCGAAGGTTATTTTCCGTAGCCCCTATCTGCTATTGAAATTTTTACCATTCTTATCTAGTTCTTTATCTCGAGAAGAGATATCTTGTGGCCTTATCTACACTCCGAAAGCGCAATATTATGAAGTGTCCTATGCATTTACTGAACTACTGTTCATGTTTGATGTATATGTGTCGAGCTCGTTTAACCAAGATGGGTTTGATAATATTGGCCTCTCTCTGGTGTTAGATCTATAA